A region from the Phycodurus eques isolate BA_2022a chromosome 12, UOR_Pequ_1.1, whole genome shotgun sequence genome encodes:
- the LOC133410900 gene encoding granzyme B-like isoform X2, translating into MGERVNDLGCLSFETCLISQCSSCTAIMMHVYCTVFALHLFSWVADATGSSIVGGKVAKPHSKPYMASLQVQGVHKCGGILIREDFVLTAAHCKHPGTTVILGAHNIGMHEKSQQRSPVAKFHPHSKFDGNFSYDIMLLQLKRKAKLNTYVKVIGLPKKDEKIPANTRCTVAGWGQTVGGCKEAPSSDLLKETTEKIQFNFECKNIWQHYFQSDHMTCARPEKKGGVCLGDSGGPLICNTKAHGITAFVNKEDCSNHRIPHVFTKVHPFLPWIKEVMQGNVVA; encoded by the exons ATGGGGGAAAGGGTTAATGACTTAGGGTGTCTATCTTTCGAAACGTGTCTGATCAGTCAGTGCTCATCCTGCACAGCAATCATGATGCATGTTTACTGCACCGTATTTGCCCTTCATCTCTTCTCCTGGGTTGCAG ATGCAACAGGGAGCAGCATAGTGGGCGGTAAGGTTGCAAAGCCTCATTCCAAACCCTACATGGCATCACTGCAAGTCCAAGGAGTCCACAAATGTGGCGGCATACTAATCCGCGAGGACTTTGTTCTGACTGCAGCCCACTGCAAACA CCCCGGGACGACAGTCATACTTGGAGCACACAACATAGGCATGCATGAGAAAAGTCAGCAACGGAGTCCCGTGGCCAAGTTCCATCCTCATTCAAAATTCGATGGGAACTTCAGCTATGACATTATGCTACTTcag TTGAAACGTAAAGCCAAACTGAACACGTATGTCAAAGTGATCGGACTGCCCAAAAAGGATGAGAAGATCCCAGCCAATACGAGATGTACTGTTGCTGGCTGGGGCCAAACTGTGGGAGGATGTAAGGAGGCACCCTCTTCAGACCTACTGAAGGAGACCACCGAGAAGATACAGTTCAACTTTGAGTGCAAAAACATTTGGCAACACTACTTTCAGTCAGATCACATGACATGCGCCAGGCCTGAAAAGAAGGGAGGGGTTTGTTTG GGGGATTCTGGAGGACCATTAATCTGCAACACCAAGGCTCATGGAATAACAGCCTTTGTCAACAAAGAGGACTGCAGTAATCACAGGATACCGCATGTCTTCACTAAAGTCCACCCCTTCCTTCCCTGGATTAAGGAAGTGATGCAGGGGAATGTTGTGGCATGA
- the gtf2e1 gene encoding general transcription factor IIE subunit 1 — protein sequence MIEPELLTEVPAALKRLAKMVVRGFYGVEHALALDVLIRNPCVREEDMLELLKFDRKQLRSVLNTLKADKFVKCRMRVETAPDGKTTRHNYYFINYRVLVNVVKYKLDHMRRRIETDERDSTNRASFRCPCCFSTFTDLEANQLFDPMTGTFRCTFCQTEVEEDESVCPDARTLVARFNEQIEPIYVLLRETEDVNLSHDLLEPEPTEIPALKQSRERNAAAAGNAAGGAHRETWSNKGSSYADLYTQNVVINMEEQDDRQKQASEGTASKERPVWLTQSTVQGAYSETDMLKNRGDTATRIQDGASHPGTGQADENEEVMRALLIHEKRAVPGPGGGGANAAARGLVSASANASDSESDTSESDEEVPSAPPPHVAAAGPRRVAEEEEEDDDDFEEVGDEPTVTVGGRPFSYGEVSQRPELVEQMSAQEKEAYIEMGQKLFQDMYF from the exons ATGATAGAACCAGAACTCTTGACCGAGGTACCCGCTGCACTAAAGCGTCTTGCCAAGATGGTGGTGAGGGGTTTCTACGGGGTGGAGCATGCCTTGGCCCTGGATGTGCTCATTCGCAACCCGTGCGTCCGCGAGGAGGACATGCTGGAGCTGCTCAAGTTTGACCGGAAACAACTGCGCTCCGTACTCAACACGCTGAAAGCTGACAAGTTTGTCAAGTGTCGTATGAGAGTGGAGACGGCCCCTGACGGCAAGACGACTCGACATAACTACTATTTTATCAATTACAG GGTCCTGGTAAACGTGGTCAAGTACAAACTGGATCACATGAGACGTCGTATAGAGACTGATGAACGTGACTCCACCAACCGTGCCTCGTTCCGGTGTCCCTGCTGCTTCTCCACCTTCACTGATCTAGAAGCCAATCAGCTGTTTGACCCCATGACAG GTACATTCCGTTGCACATTCTGTCAGACGGAGGTAGAAGAGGATGAATCTGTGTGTCCTGATGCCAGGACACTGGTGGCACGATTTAACGAGCAGATTGAGCCCATCTATGTGCTACTACGTGAGACAGAGGATGTGAACTTGTCTCATGATCTGCTGGAGCCCGAGCCCACAGAAATCCCCGCCCTCAAGCAGAG CCGGGAACGTAACGCGGCGGCAGCAGGAAATGCTGCGGGTGGCGCACACCGGGAAACCTGGTCCAACAAAGGCTCATCCTACGCTGACCTTTACACCCAGAATGTTGTCATCAATATGGAGGAGCAGGACGACCGACAGAAGCAAGCAAGTGAGGGTACAGCATCTAAGGAGAGGCCCGTGTGGTTGACCCAGAGCACAGTGCAGGGTGCTTACAGCGAGACTGACATGCTGAAGAACC GGGGAGACACTGCAACCAGGATCCAGGATGGAGCAAGTCATCCCGGAACTGGCCAGGCTGATGAAAACGAGGAGGTGATGCGAGCCCTGCTCATCCATGAGAAGCGAGCTGTGCCAGGACCCGGTGGAGGCGGAGCCAACGCTGCCGCCAGGGGGCTGGTGTCTGCCTCGGCCAATGCCAGCGACTCGGAGAGCGACACCAGTGAATCCGACGAAGAGGTGCCGTCTGCTCCTCCCCCTCATGTAGCTGCTGCTGGTCCTCGGCGGGTtgcagaggaggaagaggaggatgacgaCGATTTTGAGGAGGTGGGAGATGAGCCGACGGTGACGGTGGGAGGCCGGCCGTTCTCTTATGGGGAAGTGAGCCAGAGGCCAGAGCTGGTAGAGCAGATGTCTGCACAGGAGAAGGAAGCCTACATTGAAATGGGGCAAAAACTCTTCCAAGACATGTACTTTTGA
- the LOC133410900 gene encoding granzyme B-like isoform X1: MMHVYCTVFALHLFSWVAGICISISSDATGSSIVGGKVAKPHSKPYMASLQVQGVHKCGGILIREDFVLTAAHCKHPGTTVILGAHNIGMHEKSQQRSPVAKFHPHSKFDGNFSYDIMLLQLKRKAKLNTYVKVIGLPKKDEKIPANTRCTVAGWGQTVGGCKEAPSSDLLKETTEKIQFNFECKNIWQHYFQSDHMTCARPEKKGGVCLGDSGGPLICNTKAHGITAFVNKEDCSNHRIPHVFTKVHPFLPWIKEVMQGNVVA, encoded by the exons ATGATGCATGTTTACTGCACCGTATTTGCCCTTCATCTCTTCTCCTGGGTTGCAG gaatcTGCATATCCATTTCATCAGATGCAACAGGGAGCAGCATAGTGGGCGGTAAGGTTGCAAAGCCTCATTCCAAACCCTACATGGCATCACTGCAAGTCCAAGGAGTCCACAAATGTGGCGGCATACTAATCCGCGAGGACTTTGTTCTGACTGCAGCCCACTGCAAACA CCCCGGGACGACAGTCATACTTGGAGCACACAACATAGGCATGCATGAGAAAAGTCAGCAACGGAGTCCCGTGGCCAAGTTCCATCCTCATTCAAAATTCGATGGGAACTTCAGCTATGACATTATGCTACTTcag TTGAAACGTAAAGCCAAACTGAACACGTATGTCAAAGTGATCGGACTGCCCAAAAAGGATGAGAAGATCCCAGCCAATACGAGATGTACTGTTGCTGGCTGGGGCCAAACTGTGGGAGGATGTAAGGAGGCACCCTCTTCAGACCTACTGAAGGAGACCACCGAGAAGATACAGTTCAACTTTGAGTGCAAAAACATTTGGCAACACTACTTTCAGTCAGATCACATGACATGCGCCAGGCCTGAAAAGAAGGGAGGGGTTTGTTTG GGGGATTCTGGAGGACCATTAATCTGCAACACCAAGGCTCATGGAATAACAGCCTTTGTCAACAAAGAGGACTGCAGTAATCACAGGATACCGCATGTCTTCACTAAAGTCCACCCCTTCCTTCCCTGGATTAAGGAAGTGATGCAGGGGAATGTTGTGGCATGA
- the LOC133410792 gene encoding UDP-glucuronosyltransferase-like, with protein MLTHTHTRTHYTHTSTGKSCDWLFLYFGHFCSKGEEAMSVRVWFSALGLLAGLCCSFLGPAEGGNVLVIPVDGSHWLSMKILVKELTRRGHEVVVLVPESSLLMNSSEGYRTQLYKVPYNKAELDGTFAQLQDSVFVKSPVFTDMLFNVELLVNFTSFQEKGCRSLLDQQPLLSQLRDEAFDLVLTDPFLPCGSILARIFGIPAVYFLRGLPCDLDSKANRCPVPLSYVPKFYSGNTDVMTFTERVKNNILALVESYLCHLMYAHFDELVSDYVEEGMTYKNLLSHGAIWLLKYDFVLEWPKPVMPNMFFIGGINCAKQQPLPADLEEFVEGSGEDGFIIFTLGSMVSKMPEEKAQQFLGAFRQIPQKVLWRYTGVELKNVPKNVKLMKWLPQNDLLAHPKAKAFLTHGGTHGIYESLCNAVPMLMFPLFGDQAENVHRMVVRGIAETLSMHDVKTDELLVALNNIINNKRYKEKMVKLSAIHLDRPVQPLDLAVFWTEFVMRHKGAAHLRVAAHDLNWFQYHSLDVAGFLLAVVVTALWVTLKCCLFCTRKGCRKGTAKRKSE; from the exons atgctcactcacacacacacacgcacacactacacacacacttcaACTGGCAAAAGTTGCGACTGGCTCTTCCTCTATTTTGGCCACTTTTGCAGCAAGGGAGAGGAGGCGATGTCTGTCAGGGTGTGGTTTTCCGCACTGGGGCTGCTGGCCGGGCTCTGTTGCTCTTTTCTGGGGCCTGCGGAGGGGGGGAATGTGCTGGTTATTCCCGTCGATGGGAGTCACTGGCTGAGCATGAAGATCTTGGTGAAGGAGCTGACGCGCAGAGGACACGAGGTGGTGGTTTTGGTGCCTGAGAGCAGTCTGCTGATGAACAGCTCAGAGGGCTACAGGACTCAGCTCTACAAGGTGCCCTACAACAAAGCCGAGCTGGACGGCACGTTTGCGCAGCTCCAGGACAGCGTCTTCGTCAAGTCGCCGGTGTTCACCGACATGTTGTTCAATGTAGAGCTTTTGGTCAACTTTACGTCATTCCAGGAAAAAGGCTGTAGAAGTCTCCTCGACCAGCAGCCTCTGCTGAGTCAGCTGAGGGATGAAGCCTTCGATCTGGTGCTGACAGATCCTTTCCTCCCATGCGGCTCCATCCTGGCTCGTATCTTTGGCATCCCGGCTGTTTACTTCCTACGCGGACTTCCCTGTGACTTAGATTCCAAGGCTAACCGGTGCCCCGTTCCGTTGTCTTACGTTCCCAAATTCTACTCCGGTAACACAGATGTCATGACCTTCACAGAGAGGGTCAAAAACAACATTCTGGCTTTGGTGGAGTCCTATTTGTGTCATCTCATGTATGCCCACTTTGACGAGTTGGTCAGCGATTATGTGGAGGAAGGCATGACCTACAAGAATCTGTTGAGCCATGGGGCTATTTGGCTCCTGAAATACGACTTTGTCCTGGAGTGGCCCAAACCTGTGATGcccaacatgttttttattgGCGGTATCAATTGCGCAAAACAGCAACCCCTGCCCGCA GATTTGGAGGAGTTTGTAGAAGGCTCAGGGGAGGATGGCTTTATCATCTTTACCTTGGGCTCCATGGTGTCCAAGATGCCAGAGGAGAAAGCCCAACAATTCCTTGGTGCCTTTCGGCAGATTCCACAGAAG gttTTGTGGCGATACACTGGAGTTGAACTTAAGAATGTGCCAAAGAATGTTAAACTGATGAAGTGGCTACCTCAGAATGATCTTTTAG CTCACCCCAAGGCCAAAGCGTTCCTCACCCACGGAGGGACCCATGGTATCTATGAAAGCCTCTGCAACGCTGTTCCCATGCTCATGTTTCCACTGTTTGGAGATCAGGCGGAAAATGTTCACCGCATGGTAGTGCGTGGCATTGCCGAGACGCTCAGTATGCACGACGTGAAGACAGACGAACTGCTGGTGGCTCTGAATAATATTATCAATAACAAACG TTATAAAGAGAAGATGGTAAAATTGTCCGCAATACACCTGGACCGCCCCGTTCAGCCTTTGGACCTGGCTGTCTTCTGGACCGAGTTTGTCATGAGACACAAAGGAGCAGCACATCTACGTGTAGCGGCACACGATTTGAACTGGTTCCAGTACCACAGCCTAGATGTCGCTGGTTTCCTGCTCGCTGTGGTTGTGACTGCGCTGTGGGTGACTCTTAAGTGCTGCTTGTTCTGCACCCGCAAGGGTTGTAGAAAGGGGACTGCAAAGAGGAAATCAGAGTAA
- the rabl3 gene encoding rab-like protein 3, with translation MASLDRVKVLVLGDSGVGKSSLVHLLCQNQVLGNPSWTVGCSVDVRVQDYKEGTPEEKTYYIELWDVGGSVGSASSIKSTRAVFYNSVNGIILVHDLTNKKSSQNLYRWSLEALNKDLSPTGVIVSNGDYDREQFAENPVPLLLIGTKFDQIPENKRCEVLTRTAFLSEDFNAEEINLDCTNLRYLAAGTSNAVKLSRFFDKVIEKRYFTRDTSQMTGFTDRKRFNFKSLHYD, from the exons ATGGCTTCTCTTGATCGAGTAAAGGTGCTCGTTTTAGGCGATTCTG GTGTAGGAAAGTCCTCTCTTGTACATCTTTTGTGCCAGAACCAGGTTTTAGGGAATCCATCATGGACTGTTGGCTGCTCAGTAGATGTACGG GTCCAAGACTATAAAGAGGGAACCCCAGAGGAGAAAACATACTACATTGAACTATGGGACGTCGGGGGCTCGGTCGGCAGTGCCAGCAGTATCAAAAGCACCAGAGCTGTCTTTTACAATTCAGTCAACG GAATTATTTTGGTGCACGATCTGACGAATAAGAAATCCTCTCAGAATCTCTATCGCTGGTCACTGGAAGCTTTAAACAAGGATTTGTCTCCAACGGGCGTCATTGTCTCGAACGG tGACTATGACCGTGAGCAGTTTGCCGAGAACCCGGTGCCATTGCTGCTCATCGGCACAAAGTTTGACCAGATTCCTGAGAACAAACGCTGTGAGGTTCTCACGCGGACGGCCTTCTTGTCCGAAGACTTCAACGCGGAGGAGATCAATCTT GACTGCACCAATCTGAGATACTTGGCTGCAGGCACGTCCAATGCAGTAAAGCTGAGCAGATTCTTTGACAAG GTGATTGAAAAAAGGTATTTCACAAGAGATACAAGTCAG ATGACAGGCTTTACGGACCGAAAGCGCTTCAACTTCAAGAGTTTGCACTATGACTGA